From a single Apium graveolens cultivar Ventura chromosome 2, ASM990537v1, whole genome shotgun sequence genomic region:
- the LOC141707976 gene encoding putative exonuclease domain-containing protein At3g15140, with amino-acid sequence MLPCRCSSMYSIEGWCKGQTKMAVSRFSICRLTYSSSSCLSSIFTPYLSSFRTSSVPKMRCFAVSSSSLPTEKSTTCDDFTTPNSTTTIATIPRWKPMCLYFTQSLCTKMDDLAHLNAFNHSFSGDLKVNASHMNHVRPQQFDHFLVLDLEGKVEILEFPVLMIDAKTLEVVDFFHRFVRPSEMSEQRIDQYIEGKYGKIGVQSVWHDTAIPFKEVIHQFEGWMEKHQLWARDIGGHLNKAAFITCGNWDIKTKIPEQCKVSRMKIPSYFMEWINLKDIYLNFYKRRASGMMTMMRELHMPLVGSHHLGIDDTKNITRVLQRMINDGAVLQITAQRSLSASVQFLFENRIR; translated from the exons ATGTTACCTTGTAGATGTTCTTCAATGTACTCAATTGAAGGGTGGTGCAAAGGCCAAACAAAAATGGCGGTTTCTAGGTTTTCTATTTGTCGATTAacctattcttcttcttcttgtttATCATCAATTTTTACTCCTTACCTTTCGTCGTTCCGTACATCTTCTGTTCCCAAAATGCGTTGCTTTGCTGTCTCTTCGTCTTCTCTTCCAACTGAAAAATCAACAACTTGTGATGATTTCACAACTCCCAACTCAACAACCACCATTGCTACTATTCCTCGATGGAAGCCTATGTGCTTGTATTTTACTCAATCTCTCTGCACCAAG ATGGATGATCTCGCTCACTTGAATGCCTTCAATCACAGTTTTTCCGGGGACCTTAAAGTAAACGCTTCTCATATGAACCATGTACGCCCTCAACAATTTGATCATTTTCTCGTGCTTGACTTGGAGGGTAAAGTTGAAATTCTCGAGTTTCCTGTCCTCATGATTGATGCTAAAACTTTGGAGGTTGTTGATTTCTTCCACAG ATTTGTAAGGCCCTCGGAAATGAGTGAGCAAAGAATAGATCAGTACATTGAAGGAAAATATGGAAAAATTGGAGTGCAGAG TGTCTGGCATGATACAGCTATCCCATTTAAGGAAGTTATTCATCAATTCGAAGGTTGGATGGAAAAGCATCAATTATGGGCAAGGGACATCGGCGGGCATCTCAATAAAGCCGCATTCATAACTTG TGGCAACTGGGACATAAAAACTAAAATCCCGGAGCAATGCAAAGTATCAAGAATGAAGATCCCCTCGTACTTTATGGAATGGATCAATCTGAAGGACATCTACCTGAACTTCTACAAGAGGAGG GCCTCGGGTATGATGACAATGATGCGGGAGCTTCATATGCCACTGGTAGGAAGCCACCATCTTGGAATTGATGACACGAAAAATATAACAAGAGTTTTGCAGCGCATGATTAACGACGGAGCAGTTTTACAGATCACTGCCCAGAGAAGTTTGTCAGCAAGTGTTCAATTTCTCTTTGAAAATCGTATTCGGTAG
- the LOC141707977 gene encoding uncharacterized protein LOC141707977 isoform X1, translated as MELTNVSSACYRRELPEPENLLEEGWFFGNLLIDSKSNMSKSYSDLGPSNHNTREEMSVTKTENSSSSTTPVKHPKGDDNSDIGCLARAPSLPSYMEPEVDIFHPVEEKKHDSGGSNWITPNNLIREQSLPSCFKGQEEDEDEETDFMLGRLIRRATLNSSSHVLPPRHNSKTQNSGFPAKYPPRKRTDQSKMDSRDQHLSDGAKIRRSSSDIQTKQVKSFKTLSSVQGNCRDKSKEKMTENHFPTIPNLCDNEKRSSQDMKAEIKFWARAVASNVAAPSLSIANRN; from the exons ATGGAGTTGACTAATGTGTCTTCTGCCTGTTACCGCAGAGAATTACCAGAACCTGAAAACCTCTTGGAAGAAGGTTGGTTCTTTGGCAACTTATTAATTGATAGCAAGTCAAATATGTCCAAGTCCTATTCTGATCTTGGTCCATCAAATCACAACACCAGAGAAGAAATGTCAGTTACCAAAACTGAAAATTCATCATCCTCAACAACACCAGTGAAACACCCAAAAGGAGATGATAACTCTGATATTGGGTGCCTTGCTAGAGCACCATCTCTGCCGAGCTATATGGAACCAGAGGTAGACATATTTCATCCAGTTGAAGAAAAAAAGCATGATTCAGGAGGGAGTAACTGGATAACTCCAAATAATTTGATTCGGGAACAATCTTTACCATCTTGTTTTAAAGGGCAAGAAGAAGATGAGGATGAAGAAACAGACTTCATGTTGGGCAGATTGATAAGGCGAGCCACTCTAAATTCTTCTTCACATGTCTTGCCTCCAAGACACAACTCAAAG ACTCAGAACTCCGGCTTTCCAGCAAAATATCCTCCAAGAAAGAGAACCGATCAGTCCAAGATGGATTCGAGAGATCAACATCTCAGTGATGGAGCTAAGATAAGAAGAAGCTCAAGTGACATTCAGACCAAACAAGTCAAAAGTTTTAAGACCTTGAGCAGTGTTCAAGGAAACTGTAGAgacaaatcaaaagaaaaaatGACGGAGAACCATTTTCCAACAATTCCGAATTTGTGTGATAATGAGAAGAGATCATCACAAGATATGAAAGCAGAAATCAAGTTCTGGGCTAGAGCTGTTGCATCAAATGTGGCTGCCCCAAGCCTTTCAATAGCTAATCGAAACTAA
- the LOC141707977 gene encoding uncharacterized protein LOC141707977 isoform X2, whose protein sequence is MSKSYSDLGPSNHNTREEMSVTKTENSSSSTTPVKHPKGDDNSDIGCLARAPSLPSYMEPEVDIFHPVEEKKHDSGGSNWITPNNLIREQSLPSCFKGQEEDEDEETDFMLGRLIRRATLNSSSHVLPPRHNSKTQNSGFPAKYPPRKRTDQSKMDSRDQHLSDGAKIRRSSSDIQTKQVKSFKTLSSVQGNCRDKSKEKMTENHFPTIPNLCDNEKRSSQDMKAEIKFWARAVASNVAAPSLSIANRN, encoded by the exons ATGTCCAAGTCCTATTCTGATCTTGGTCCATCAAATCACAACACCAGAGAAGAAATGTCAGTTACCAAAACTGAAAATTCATCATCCTCAACAACACCAGTGAAACACCCAAAAGGAGATGATAACTCTGATATTGGGTGCCTTGCTAGAGCACCATCTCTGCCGAGCTATATGGAACCAGAGGTAGACATATTTCATCCAGTTGAAGAAAAAAAGCATGATTCAGGAGGGAGTAACTGGATAACTCCAAATAATTTGATTCGGGAACAATCTTTACCATCTTGTTTTAAAGGGCAAGAAGAAGATGAGGATGAAGAAACAGACTTCATGTTGGGCAGATTGATAAGGCGAGCCACTCTAAATTCTTCTTCACATGTCTTGCCTCCAAGACACAACTCAAAG ACTCAGAACTCCGGCTTTCCAGCAAAATATCCTCCAAGAAAGAGAACCGATCAGTCCAAGATGGATTCGAGAGATCAACATCTCAGTGATGGAGCTAAGATAAGAAGAAGCTCAAGTGACATTCAGACCAAACAAGTCAAAAGTTTTAAGACCTTGAGCAGTGTTCAAGGAAACTGTAGAgacaaatcaaaagaaaaaatGACGGAGAACCATTTTCCAACAATTCCGAATTTGTGTGATAATGAGAAGAGATCATCACAAGATATGAAAGCAGAAATCAAGTTCTGGGCTAGAGCTGTTGCATCAAATGTGGCTGCCCCAAGCCTTTCAATAGCTAATCGAAACTAA